One Sparus aurata chromosome 23, fSpaAur1.1, whole genome shotgun sequence genomic window, ttattttgacatactgtatgaacacaatggacctaaaatcacaaaaaaaaccccataaaatctgagtagaaaaagtttgatttttttactgtgaaaaccacaaatatgtttaacaaaccattttttattacttataatgcaaatataaattgttgtttgctaaatttgtgcatacattttaaaaatgtacaaagttatatgtaactgtttacatttaaatgcaggcaatgctcaggtctgcctgagctccttccagctgaatgaagagctgcactgcctgctccacattcagcagtttcctcattgttttgactcattaaacaagaaaacgactccactacacactaaacacactacaccaaacactacgtaacacactaactatatactccaaacatgctaaatgtcacaaatctctcaactctcagtattgctgtctctacaccgaccgtcgttgcctgacaatcatccgcctccgtccctcccacaacttcccgtttctcaacaaccaaacttgctgcttggacactttcttgacaaaagccagtttttaccgtttcttcctgcaccagacacaaagcaaacgtgatggcaatgtttgcgaaaaagcgtggcggacattatttaccctaagtccggttttggacgtgccggtgggtccggtccgtcgcctcagGAGGTGAGCCGTGTGGtagggctagcagctagcagctagcagctagctacacatgaacatctaccgattccactttgttgtccgcgcgtctccggatctcctcagacccgaacagactcagtccggactcgtttagtctaattaatccacaacagtcagtttagatgcacagaacagattgggaccgaaccgctggcaaaatcccggtccagctcgcgccgctgcaggtataaatccactttcttaaggtggggggtggcagtgggctctgcagtgattggctctgttgCGCACGTAGCTACGGTgggcagtgattggctctggtgctcacgtgactgtggtggctctggtggacaatgctagcggaattcgtaaagcattttttcaaataatttattaacggtatcattgcagtccaaacaaatgcgactttgcacacccttgaaccacgcagcagccatgttgaaactctcaggtcagtctgatcctgatccgcagagatatttgaggcacacacacacacacacacacacacacacacacacacacacacacacacacagacagacagacagagattccttgcttttatagagagataataATCCGATACCATTTTTTTCAAACCGAGTACGAGTACAGGTATATTCATTTGTGTACTTGCTGATACCGAGTACTGATACCAACATTTCtaccacaaaaataacaatgaggTTACAGATTTACTGAATTGGAAgacataatttattttcttctctccctgtaACAACAAATGataatacattaaataaaaataaaaataaatataaatattcgTTTCCTCAACAGTCAACAAAAAGCCTCCACATTGGCACTGTCTTCACATTTGACAAAATGAAACTTGACAAAATATCAATgaaatttgacaaattaaacaatgaaatgtaTTACACAGTTAACACAGTCAACTTAATATCTCATTTAATTTGAACAGTCTCCACATTTGAATCAGTGTGATATTTATTGAAGTAGTCTAGTAGTTGTATCAACATCTGCATGTAGTCAAATCAGATAGAGTAAGAACATTTTGACAATACATACATTTTgtcacttaaagggatattccggtgtaaatttaatccatggtctaacacaccgtgaaactgtgttagactccctctcgagagatcaagttagcagaccactaatttacggagttttatcaacttcagaaacgaccgcacgacagcaatacattgcagtaaatgggtccaaatataaaccgccaccaaaaagccacaaataatgctcagaacagcaccaaacttcagcaacagtacaaatagggtctcagcacatagtctaacctccgctagcttagctggatttctgctgaaaagctgactaaattaaccactcttctgcagcagcttcctgttgaagggaagtcccgacgactcgattaccgagtgcagtagagttccttggctcatggatgaaaatgtatgattatgactccatggaaaagcaatcaaagttcatatgtgtcttgcctgccagtttataacagttattatcgagagcggacagggaaaagaaccgAATTGAGCAGTTCTAAgagcactcggtaatcgtcgcatcgggacttccccgacccggaagctgatggaggagagttgaactatgtttttagcatcccaatagcttccctagctaagctagcggaggttagatgccacagactatgtgctgagaccctatttgtactgttgctgaagtttggtgctgttctgagcattatttgtggctttttggtggcggtttatatttggatccatttactgcagtgtattgttgtcttgcggttgtttctgaggttgataaaactctgtaaattagcggtctgctaacttgatttctcgagagggagtgtaacacagtttcacagtgatttagaccatggattaaacttacaccagaatatccatttaacatttaaataacagatatataatactgttgatatattattttcttctctctttaaggaaaagaaggctgcattaaaaaatagaatatggaaaataaataaaatagctttAAAAATTGtgcatcttaaaataaaatacttaatttttgaaaaatataatttctgtttctatttCCCCTCAAGTAAATTTTTAGCTATTACACTCATGCACGTCTGGACAACCCCTCCATCAGTAAATGGCTTTTTGTATTGACCCCAAATCCAAGCGACTCTGGGGAACATTCATTAGCTCTTATAGGCCATGTTTAGTTAGTTTTCTCTGTCTCCGgctcacctgtctctctgtcttctctcccttGTGCACATGCGCGAAAAGCTGCAGGCTGCCTGTTACGCTGCTCCAGCCTTTGAGTTCACTTTTTGaactttaacttctttttactctttttgttCGTTATTGTTTCTTCACTGTGACTCTGTGAAGTCCTGCCCTCTCTAACAAGGTtgtttttattgagtttttgtgcttttttcttGTTAATTTTTATAAAATGCCGCTTCCACCGGgacatgctgtttttgtttactcTGGAGAACACCTGATCGAGCTAATGCCGGCCGGCATTGTGGCCAGACCAGCTGACATACCACCTGAActctggagaaaaacacacaggggATGCAGAGAAGGGAAGCAATGTCGGGGGATGAGAGGAGGGTCGAGACTTatggagaggagaagatttAAGCCCTGTGTCCCCTCTGTTGTTATGGGAAATGTACGGTCCGTTAGCGACAAAATGGACGAGCTAACGCAGAGCCACACGGTGTACCGGGAGTGCAGTCTGATATGTTTTACTAAGACATGGCTGCACAGGGACATTTCGGACCAGAACGTCTCCGTGGATGGTTTCCACACCGTCCGGGCCGACCGGGATTGCACCGAGAGCGGTAAGCGGAAAGGAGGGGGGCTTGCCGTTCTAGTGAATAGCAGATGGTGTAATCCTGGTTACATCACAATTAAGGAACAGCTCTGTTGCCCGGATGTTGAACTGCTTGCTGTTGGACTCCGTCCATATCATCTGCCTAGAGAGATCCCACATGTCATCATTGTTGTCCTGCACATCCCTCCCTCTGCAAACCCGACATCTGCCTGCAGCACCATACACACCAGcacctccaagcttcaaactatACACCCCAGTGCCCTCATCATCATGTCGGGTGACTTTAACCACGTCACCATGGATAGAGTTCTGCCAATATTTAAACAATACGTGAGCTGTCctaccagagaggagaggaccctGGACCTTATGTATGCTAACATTAAGGATGCATacatctcctcttctctcccccctctgggCAGGTCAGATCACAACCTGGTTCACCTCAAACCCTGCTATGTACCTCTGGTGAAGAGGAAGCCTACGACCACAAGGACTGTGAGGAGGTGGTCGGAGGAGGCTCATGAGGCACTGCAGGGCTGCTTTGAATTAACTGACTGGCCTGCACTCTGTGAGCCCCACGGGGAGGACATTGATAGGCTCACAGAGTGCATCACGGACTACATTAACTTCTGTGTGGACTGCAATGTCCCTGCTCGGACTgttatgaaatgaaaagaaaagagcgTTCAGAGAGGGCAACCGTGATGAGGTGAGGAGAGTGCAGGGGGTACTCAAACTTAACATCAGAGGGGCTAAAGACAATTAGAGGAGAAAACTGGAGAATAAATTCAGGCGAAACAACatgagggatgtgtggagtgGCATGAAAACCATCACCGGGTTGCAGAAGACTGGTAGCATGGGGTTGGAGGGCCGTGTGGACCGGGCCACTGAACTGAACCTCTTTTTCAATAGGTTTGATACTGCGGCCCCTGCCAACAACTGCCACTttacctccccctcctcctccttacagacccCTTGTCTGCGCCCCTCCACCTCAATTCACACCCACCTACTCCACCCCTCCCCCCTGCTCTGCATCATGTCCTCCACAACCTGAGgacctcacctctcctccaaCTGTCACCTCTACAGTGTTCTTCACGCCTGACCTTGTGAGAAGACAGCTGACGAAACTCCACTCCGGCAAAGCTGCAGGTCCTGACGGTGTTCTTCCCAGGGTGCTTAAAGCCTGTGCCCCCCAGCTGTGTGGAGTACTCAGTCAAGTATTCAACCTGAGCCTGCACCTACAGAGGGTCCCTGTGCTGTGGAAGACATCCTGCCTCGTTCCTGTGCCAAAGACGCCGCGCCCTAGCGGCCCTCAGGACTACAGACCGGTGGCCCTGACATCTCAtatcatgaagaccctggagaggcTCGTCCTGGAGCAGCTAAGGCCTATGGTCAGCCCTTCACTGATCTACTACAGTTCGCCTACCAGCCCCGCCTGGGAGTTGAGGACGGCATCATCTACTTGCTGAACAGAGTCTACACTCATCTGGACAAGCCGGCGAGCACTGTGAGAgtcatgttctttgacttctccagtgctttcaacaccatccgTCCAGCTCTACTGGGTgagaagatggctgccatgcaggtTGATGCCCCCATCTTGTCCTGGATCGTGGATTACCTGATGGGCAGACCACAGTGTGTACGCctacagaactgtgtgtctgacagagtGGTCAGCAACACGGGGGCCCCACAggggactgtcctctctcccttcctcttcactcCATTCACCTCTGACTTCAACTATTGCACTGAGTCCTGCCaccttcagaagttttctgatgattcaGTAATAGTTGGCTGCATCGGAAGGTGATGAGAATGAATACAGGACTGTTGTGGataactttgtcacttggaGTGAACGGAATCATCTGCAGCTcaacgtgacgtgacgtgaggGCGAAAACACCAGTGACCCCTGTTTCCATCCATGGGGTCCCTGTGGACACTGTTGAGGAGTACAAGTACCTGGGGGTGtactttaaaggagacatattatgcaaaactcactttttcgttGCTTTAGTGTGTATATTTGCATATCTGGAGTACCTCCCCACCCCTTAAGAATGATTTTCGACCACtaagtcaatgttttgtaaactgGCGGAGTCAGGAAATGTGTCTCTAAAGGAGCCAGTTGGATTTCACCCGCGCTGTTACGTAACAGAGCGGGTGATTTGAATACTCCCACCCTCATGCTGGATATCTCTTCCCATATTACGCCGGCTACCTGAACGAGGACCCGCCATTTTCTCACTTCACTCGTACGCGACAGCCCGACCGCTACCATGTACAACCCGAAAGCCAAGCACTCCTGCTCTGTCATCGGATGCATGGATACTCATGTTTCCCTTCATTGCTTCCCTACCAAAGAGGATATCAGAGCGAAGTggctacattttatttttcagggacgcgtcccagcttcagtgagcaaaagtgtttttgtctgtgccaGTCACTCCACACCAGACTGTTTCAGCAACCAGGGTCAGTATAAGGCTGGACTGGCAACGAGATTGTTCCTAGAAGATGGATCCATACCCACTGTCTGTGGCAACGCCACAGATGAAGGAACTGTAAGTATTTCAAAAAACAGTGTagtttgtgttactttggcCGTTTAGCACatgagctaacgctaaccgtcgatgtaaatatgaggctgaactAACGTTAAGTTACAACGTTTGGCTTACTGGTCATATGATTCACGGTAATGTTAATCAGCAGTCTTTTAAAACATGACACTGAATTGAGAAAATTAATCAGGATATTGATGTTTGATCGCTTCGAACCGGCCGGTGAACCACTGTTCGGCCATgaacatgctagctagctagctcaccgTCCGCGAACAACTTCTCAGTTGTTACTGTTGCCTTTCCGATGTGAATACGCATGGGAGACCGTCTCCTTCACATGCTCACGGCCGAGCAGACGGTATGAAATGGTCTCAGTTGTTAACGGACGGTGAGCTGCGTTAATTTATTACCATGTTGTGCTAAAGGAGACTAAAGACTTCCTTTGTGTTAGTATACATGTAACTACGTGTGTAGTGTGAGCTGCTGGCATGAGAGACCCGATCTGAGAGTACCAAAATGTTATCTGCAGTAAAGCAATCACTACTTTGTTTCGGAGCCGGAGACAGGGGTTACCTGCCTGCTGTGCTACGATTAACGTTAGTTATATGCAGACGCGGACACAGAAAAGTTGCTTTGCAAATGTGTACGTTTTTGCTCACTTACTAAATCTAATGTGAAATGAGGGATTTGCATGGGTTTGCTCGGATTATGATTTGCCAGAATTTGCCTTATGAAATagattttttaatcatcatttctGTCTACATAGCTTTGTTTCATGTGACATGAGAAAACAGACACATAACATATTACTTCCTTTTGTGTTTAGCCAAGCACATCTGTACAAACCATTGAAACTTGCAGTGCACTCTAATGTTGACCTATTACAAAAAGGTGATAAGAGGACATTTGAGTCCtgcatttttctaaatacagatatttatttgaaaataaatcaccattttctgaatattttttgcaatgtGTACAATGTGCTCTCATTCTTATTTagcattgtattatttttcctcccaagACTATACCTGGCAGCCCAGCACTTCAATGAAAATACAGACCGTCCACAGGCAACAACCTCAGCTGGTGAGCCACTGTTCAGGCTTCATTTTCCAAGTGGAAGAAAGGAGAATGCACAGCAAAGCCAGTGAAGAAGCAACCAACCTTTCGTAAGTTTTAAACCTTTTATTgaaaatcacacagaaaaatgaaacagccATTATGAAatacttgtaaaataaataaaatataaattaaccaGTGTCTATGGCTTTTTctagtttttttaaataaataataaacaaacacgATAAAGTAAgcacaatatttcactttttctaatTGCAGATTAGGTGGATGACATCTTGGACCtggtgtttgagaaggttttTCAGGACCCTGGTTCATACGCAGATGAGGTTTTGAAGATCTCCATTCCTGAGGCGCTGTCTGCGCAGTTAGAAACGCCGGACAATAAGGAGGTGATAGAACACTACATGACAAGGTTCATTCAAGGGCCGGTCTGAACCCCACGTAGACGCCTCGAGTGCCGGGGAACTCCGTCCGTATATGCAGCACCACACAGCTGGGCAGTGCCACACAAACTCTTCGGCCCAGAAAGCCCCAACATCAGCTCACAATGCTCCTATATGCCAAGTATCTGTAACGGCTGAACAGAGTGGACATATTTAgctatacatttatatttagacatAATTTTTGATTAaccttatatttttttgtaaatatttatattacctACTGTTTAACAACAGGCAATAAAAACTAGTTGTACATTCAGTAACTTTTTGAatagttgtgtgttgtttgctgtacttgtatttataaaaataaaactatataagctgttttttgtactttcagtgtttttttttttttttctttattatcattattatttttttacaaacatattCCAACTAATGATAATActataaaggaaaaaaaagtaaaataataatagatagaaataaataaaaaaggagaaaaagggaaaaaaaaaaaacaagacacaaacagacaaacaaatagcaCACTTCCAGTCccttccaataaaaaaaaaaaatggactcaGACACTATAACTACAAACTTcataaacaaattcaaaagaaatattaaGAGAACAAAAAGATGTACATCACAACGACATCAAATAATTTTCCATTGGAGCCCAAATTTCAACATAACCCGCATCATTATTTTCCAAACTAAAGGCTACTTTCTCTAGACTCACTGCCTCCATGGCCTCGGTGACCCACTCCCTCTCAGATGGAGTTTTTGTACAGATCCAGTTATTGATGATCACCTTTTTTGTGATCATGCATAAAGAGAGGAACACTTTCTTGTCCTTTGGTGGAACTTTATTAAAATTATGTAGATCTCCTAATATACATGACTCTGGTGTTAGTGGAATAGTTATATTAATGTGGTTCATAGCGTGTTTTGTTATACCAAACcaaatttcttttattttatggcaATCCCAAAGTAAATGAAACAAAGTTCCATCAGTATAGCCgcattttagacatttactgTCTTCTTGTAAGCCCATTGTAAATAGTTTTGACGGTGTGTAGTATAATCTGTTGAGTATTTTGAATTgtcttagtttattttttatacatcGAAAAGGTTGCCTTGCATTTTTCCATATACCGTTCCAGGACAGCTCTTCCTCTCGTTTATGCAGATCTCTGGCCcatttttttgcacaaacatcAAATTGATCACCAGTGCTATCATTCGGAGTTGAATACCATAATTTAACTGCATTTTTACTTAGCAGGTTGTGACTGTAAagaatattttcaaatgtgtgtaCACAAATTCTCAACTTTTCTATcgacacacatttttcaatagAGTGTCGTAAGGTAATAAAGTTCAAGTACTCACTCTTTGGAATATTATATTCAGTGATTAACTCAtcaaagtttttaaaacaattgcaattattattattagagaATATGTGACAAAGCCTTGTTACTCCATTGTCCTTCCACTTTTTACAATTAATAACCTTTTTGTTCACTGTTATATTTGGGTTCTGCCATATTGGCTGATTTATTGAAGTATCTGTGTCAATTCTCAAAACCTTTGCACATGACTTTAAAATATTGAATGACACTTCAATAGGAGTTCCAATCAGTACCTTAGGAAGTGTTTTCATATAATAAAGACATCCTGAGTCAATATTTAAGCTTTGTAACATATTCTCCTCAATGGTTTTCCAGTCTTTAATCACACCAGGatccaaaaacatatttacttgCTGACAaccaaatgataaataataataaaaaaagttagGGAGCTGCAGGCCACCTTTTTTGTATAGATTAGACATCCTCAAGTATGAGCATCGCGCCTTTTTACCATGCCAAATAAATGCTGAGATTGCTTTGTGTAAGTCATCAAACCAGGCTTTTTGTATGATAGTAGGTAGCATTCTCAAGATGTAGTTGACAGTAGGGAGGATATTCACTTTTACAATATTTACTCGACCCCACAGAGATATAGGAAGGCTTGACCAGCGACCAATATTTGCTCTTATTTTGTTATAGGTTTGAGTGAGATTAATATCTCTTGTTTGATAGATACTTGATGTAATTTTTAGTCCCAGATATGttaattctgtttgtttccattttattttggtattcCGTACACATGTGATAGTACAAGTTTTATTCAGGGGCATCAATTCACATTTCTCCCAATTTACTTTATATCCTGACAGAGAGCCATACTGAGTAATGATCTGTGtgagatgaagaagagaggaTTCTACATCTGTTAAGTAcaaaatgatgtcatcacagtacAGTGATATTTTATATGATTGACTTCCAATATATATGCCTTTGATATTATTTTCAGATCTTATTTTCTCAGCTAATGGCTCAATAACCAAATTAAATTAGAGACCTGAAATTGGGCACCCTTGTTTTGCACCTCGAACTCCGTCCGTATACGCAGCACCACACAGCTGGGCAGTGCCACACGAACTCTTCGACCCAGAAAGCCCCAACATCAGCTCACAATGCTCCTATATGCCAAGTATCTGTAACGGCTGAACAGAGTGGACATATTTAgctatacatttatatttagacatAATTTTTGATTAaccttatatttttttgtaaatatttatattacctACTGTTTAACAACAGGCAATAAAAACTAGTTGTACATTCAGTAACTTTTTGAatagttgtgtgttgtttggtgtacttgttttttgtactttcagtgtttgacatgTAGACATAAGAATTATGATCATCAAGAGACAGGTTCGTAGGAGGGGGatgagtatccaaaagtacaaaacatAAATTCCTGCACAATATCTAATTTGTATTTCCACCATTTATTAGCAGCAAGTTGGTCATAGACCTAGGTGTAGATGTTAGTAATAAATTGTGTTCTTGCAAATAGATTTTGTGCAGAAATTTATCTTTTCTAGCGTTTGATTAGAAACAATTTAACAATTGTCAAACtgcctttcaaaaagaaaaataagcaacaaagtggaaaattgaatttatttcattacttatttttattacaatgaCAGAATTtataccgtatattaccaaataatagccgggtgtCAATTAACAGGGTCtcaattaaacgcctgtccaaaacaaacgcctggtctgttaagtggatgaaacaaacaaataaacgccccggc contains:
- the LOC115576280 gene encoding uncharacterized protein LOC115576280, whose product is MPLPPGHAVFVYSGEHLIELMPAGIVARPADIPPELWRKTHRGCREGKQCRGMRGGSRLMERRRFKPCVPSVVMGNVRSVSDKMDELTQSHTVYRECSLICFTKTWLHRDISDQNVSVDGFHTVRADRDCTESGKRKGGGLAVLVNSRWCNPGYITIKEQLCCPDVELLAVGLRPYHLPREIPHVIIVVLHIPPSANPTSACSTIHTSTSKLQTIHPSALIIMSGDFNHVTMDRVLPIFKQYVSCPTREERTLDLMYANIKDAYISSSLPPLGRSDHNLVHLKPCYVPLVKRKPTTTRTVRRWSEEAHEALQGCFELTDWPALCEPHGEDIDRLTECITDYINFCVDCNVPARTVMK